The following nucleotide sequence is from Elusimicrobiota bacterium.
TCCGGATCCAATGTTATCCTGAAAAGATTACGAAAAGGATTCACAACCAGCCGTATTGAGAGTATGCAGGCGCTGAGCGAAAAGCGCGGTTTAAAAGATTGCCACACATTTATTCTAGGCACTCCAGGTGAAACACTCGAAGACGTTCGAGAAACACTCCGGTTTGTCGATCGGTTGGATCCCTATGCGGCGGTTTTCATGATTTGGAGTGATGACGGGGCTTTAGTTGCTTCCAATAAGATCAAAGATAAAGTCTTTTTACGCCAAGAAATTTTGAAGGAACTTCGAAATTCCGCAGAAAACCATCCAACCTGGGTGGTCCCGGAATTGGGAATTCATTTTGACCCTGTCCTCTTTACACGTTTAAGAAAAAGGGGTATTTCAGGCCCCCTCTGGCAATACATTCGTTTTTCGAAATAAATTTGGGTGAAATATTTACGAATTTTTATATGATAGGAATCGCTTTTAAATGGAATCATTGTTTAAATATACTCTGGAGGAAATTTCAATGCAAAAGATAACTTTTCCTGTTTTACTCATGGTGGGATTATTTTTGATGGGGTGCGCCTATCAACATCGTCCACTGTTGACCCCTGAAATTGAAATCAGTAATGCTACGTCCATGGATCATGTTAAAACTACGGTGAAGACTGTTTTGCGAAAAATCGGTTGGACTATTGAAAGTGAAACACCAGGAATTACAATCGCTTCTCTTCGAAAAACATCACTGTATGCCAAAATCGAAGTGGATTACAGCGGTTCTCAAATTAAAATTAAGCACTTGGAAAGCGAAAACCTTAATTACTCGAACAGAAAAAAAGGGGGAGAAACGATTCATTCCCGCTATTTGACCTGGGTAAGAAATATTGAAAAAAATCTCAATAGAGCGCTTAACCCTTTGCCAATACAATAAATTGGTCAAATAGAAAGAACATTTAAAATAGATTTATTTTCGTTGAAAGGATAACGTATGGGATCTCGTTTGGGGTATTTATTAAGTGTTACTGGATTGGCTTTTTTTCTTGGAGGATGTGCTGTTGGACGTGGAACATTACATGTTCAGGTTTCACTCCCTGAAAATCCAGCTAAGGGGATTTCTGTTCGCATTGCCGACGTTACAGATAGTCGGGTCTTTGAACATCGTCCGAAAAGGGCCTCAACTCCTTCCCTGATGAATGCATCTGATTATTCCAACGATGAAATTAAATCCCGAGCCATTGCCCGAAAGCGTGGAGGATATGGACAAGCGCTTGGAGACATCCTCCTGCCTGAAGGGGCAACGGTTCGAGCACTGGTTAAAGACATTATGACCCGGGCGCTTAGAGAGTCAGGCTATTCTGTCCTAAAAACTGGCGATCCCGGGGCTTCGGCGGCAATCCCCATTACTGTAGACATCAAAGAGTTTTGGGGTTGGTTTACCCCAGGGTTTGCTGTTGTCAGTGTTGAATTTAAATCCGATCTTAAAGTGACGGGCAATATTCCTGAATTTTCTGAAGGGAAGAATATTCACGGGAATGGTGTCGTAAAAGGGATGTCTGCAACGACACGG
It contains:
- a CDS encoding flagellar biosynthesis protein, encoding MGSRLGYLLSVTGLAFFLGGCAVGRGTLHVQVSLPENPAKGISVRIADVTDSRVFEHRPKRASTPSLMNASDYSNDEIKSRAIARKRGGYGQALGDILLPEGATVRALVKDIMTRALRESGYSVLKTGDPGASAAIPITVDIKEFWGWFTPGFAVVSVEFKSDLKVTGNIPEFSEGKNIHGNGVVKGMSATTRTWNAAMNKHIEDIVQKVRQK